The following proteins come from a genomic window of Paeniglutamicibacter psychrophenolicus:
- a CDS encoding DNA/RNA non-specific endonuclease gives MTTDTRDSSGKASPSGYDPDFLGTRTDVPILDASIQDDAVLWEETEIIPYTHFSLSLSKTWRFARWVAWNIDGTSIKLLSRTNLNFTKDPRLAADSQIGNELYSDNRLDRGHIARRADLTWGTLPEAQQANQDSFHYTNITPQMDDFNQSKQNGIWGRLENALYEDVDVQNLRASVFGGPVFHPDDRKYRGVALPSEYWKLLVFHEQGVLKARAFLLTQDLDHLRALLALDEFRVYQITMDELEERTLLHFPEPVKQAAELIAVRDIAERKPLAALADIEW, from the coding sequence ATGACCACCGATACACGCGACTCCTCCGGAAAAGCCTCTCCTTCCGGGTATGACCCCGATTTTCTTGGCACCCGCACCGATGTCCCAATCTTGGATGCGAGCATCCAAGACGACGCAGTCTTGTGGGAAGAAACCGAGATCATTCCCTACACGCATTTCTCCTTGTCACTGAGCAAAACCTGGCGCTTTGCCCGCTGGGTCGCCTGGAACATCGACGGGACCAGCATCAAACTACTCAGCCGCACCAACCTCAACTTCACCAAAGACCCACGACTTGCGGCCGACTCCCAGATCGGCAACGAACTGTACAGCGACAACCGACTGGACCGCGGCCACATCGCCCGCCGCGCCGACCTCACCTGGGGAACCCTCCCAGAAGCACAACAAGCCAACCAAGACTCCTTCCACTACACCAACATCACCCCACAAATGGACGACTTCAACCAAAGCAAACAAAACGGGATCTGGGGCCGCCTCGAAAACGCCCTCTACGAAGACGTCGACGTCCAGAACCTGCGAGCCAGCGTCTTCGGCGGTCCCGTCTTCCACCCCGACGACCGCAAATACCGCGGCGTCGCCTTACCCTCCGAATACTGGAAACTACTCGTCTTCCACGAACAAGGCGTCTTGAAAGCGCGCGCGTTTCTGCTGACCCAGGACCTTGACCATCTGCGGGCACTCCTGGCCCTGGACGAGTTCCGGGTCTACCAAATCACCATGGACGAGCTCGAGGAACGCACACTGCTTCACTTCCCCGAGCCCGTCAAACAAGCCGCCGAACTGATAGCAGTGCGGGACATCGCCGAAAGGAAGCCACTGGCAGCCTTGGCAGACATTGAATGGTAA
- the nrdH gene encoding glutaredoxin-like protein NrdH produces the protein MGEITVYSKPSCVQCTATYRALDSAKIPYRVVDLTQVPAALEYVTDELGYGQAPVVVVDDQNHWSGFRPDMISELAKRV, from the coding sequence ATGGGAGAGATCACCGTTTACAGCAAGCCCAGTTGCGTCCAATGCACAGCCACCTATCGGGCACTGGACAGTGCCAAGATCCCCTATCGAGTCGTTGACCTCACCCAGGTTCCCGCGGCACTCGAATATGTCACTGATGAACTGGGTTATGGCCAGGCCCCCGTCGTGGTCGTGGATGATCAGAACCACTGGTCAGGATTCCGCCCTGACATGATTTCCGAGTTGGCAAAAAGGGTCTAG